Proteins encoded by one window of Blautia argi:
- a CDS encoding AraC family transcriptional regulator → MLDTAAIVMSHGKKLAYGYAEGVNDNMCQSHFHDFFELYYLESGERYHLIEGELYHLTANEVVIFPPNVMHHSYGDKNVPFKRIVLYFTPDMIAYPEPCTYLQKKPRIFSLKKTKKSLLYFLLSMLDTEWDKEEGIFQQEYLESLLNQLLLTILRADYTPVQSTPKTRPAQAVNYIHEHYAEEISIPELAEMLYVSPYHLCREFKKATGKTIVQYLNMTRVLHAQRMLLETDYNITRISKETGFSNLTHFNRIFKSIAGMSPSEKRKQYKTI, encoded by the coding sequence ATGCTGGACACTGCCGCCATCGTAATGTCACATGGAAAAAAACTTGCTTATGGATATGCGGAAGGGGTCAATGACAATATGTGTCAGTCCCACTTCCATGATTTTTTTGAATTGTATTATTTAGAATCCGGGGAACGGTATCACCTGATAGAGGGTGAGTTGTATCATCTCACAGCCAATGAGGTTGTCATTTTTCCTCCCAATGTCATGCACCATTCCTACGGAGATAAGAACGTACCCTTTAAACGAATTGTTCTTTATTTTACACCGGATATGATTGCTTATCCTGAACCCTGTACCTATCTTCAGAAAAAGCCCCGGATTTTTTCTTTAAAAAAAACGAAGAAATCTCTGCTGTATTTCCTTCTGTCCATGCTTGATACAGAGTGGGACAAAGAAGAAGGAATTTTCCAGCAGGAATATCTGGAATCTCTGTTAAACCAGCTTTTGCTCACAATTTTAAGAGCAGATTACACCCCTGTGCAAAGCACCCCGAAAACAAGACCTGCACAGGCGGTAAACTATATCCATGAACACTATGCCGAGGAAATTTCCATTCCCGAGCTGGCAGAGATGCTCTATGTCAGTCCTTACCACCTGTGCAGAGAATTTAAAAAAGCAACCGGTAAAACCATTGTCCAGTATTTAAATATGACCCGGGTCCTCCATGCCCAGCGCATGCTTCTGGAAACGGATTACAACATCACCCGCATCAGCAAAGAAACCGGCTTTTCCAACCTCACCCATTTTAACCGGATTTTCAAAAGCATTGCCGGCATGTCCCCCAGCGAAAAGCGCAAACAGTATAAAACCATTTAG
- a CDS encoding TRAP transporter large permease: MNIVLTTILLFAVFGILLFIGCPISVGIVISSIVTAVSTLSWDQITFITMQKMNSGVESFSLLAVPLFILAGNIMNNGGIARRLVNFAKLFCGWIPGSLAQANVLGNMLFGALSGSAVAASSAMGGCIYPIQEEEGYDPAFATAVNIASAPTGLLIPPTSAFIVYSTVAGGVSISALFMAGYIPGILMGLGTMVVAFIYAKKHKYPTSGRVPMKDALKITFEALPSLLLIVIVIGGIVAGIFTATEGAGVCVLYCLILSILYKSINMKSFMKILLNSAATSGIILFLISASSAMSWVMAYSGIPAAISEGLMSISTNKYVILLLMNIILLVIGMFMDITPAILIFTPIFLPIAESLGMSSIQFGVMLIFNMCMGSMTPPVGSVLFVSCGISKITIEQVTKTLLPYFAVLLGILLAVTYIPALSMAVPTLLGLI, translated from the coding sequence ATGAATATAGTACTGACAACCATACTTTTATTTGCAGTTTTCGGAATCCTGCTGTTTATCGGCTGTCCGATTTCTGTAGGAATTGTAATTTCTTCGATTGTAACGGCAGTGTCTACACTGTCCTGGGATCAGATTACTTTCATTACCATGCAGAAAATGAACAGCGGTGTGGAGAGTTTCTCTCTTCTTGCAGTGCCTCTGTTTATCCTGGCCGGTAATATTATGAACAACGGCGGTATTGCCAGACGACTGGTAAACTTTGCGAAGCTGTTCTGCGGCTGGATTCCGGGTTCTCTGGCACAGGCAAACGTTCTTGGAAACATGTTGTTCGGCGCTCTGTCCGGTTCTGCAGTTGCAGCAAGTTCTGCCATGGGCGGTTGTATTTACCCGATTCAGGAGGAAGAGGGTTATGACCCTGCATTTGCTACAGCAGTCAACATTGCTTCTGCGCCTACCGGACTTCTGATTCCGCCAACCAGTGCATTTATCGTGTATTCCACAGTAGCAGGCGGCGTGTCTATTTCCGCCTTGTTTATGGCAGGCTACATACCGGGGATCCTGATGGGTCTGGGTACTATGGTGGTTGCATTTATCTATGCAAAAAAGCACAAATACCCTACTTCCGGACGTGTGCCAATGAAGGACGCTTTAAAGATTACCTTTGAAGCCCTTCCAAGTCTGCTTCTGATTGTGATTGTTATCGGCGGTATTGTTGCCGGTATCTTTACTGCAACAGAAGGTGCAGGTGTGTGCGTACTGTACTGCCTGATTCTGTCCATTCTTTACAAGAGCATTAACATGAAATCTTTTATGAAGATTCTCTTAAACAGCGCGGCAACCAGTGGAATTATCCTGTTCCTGATTTCTGCTTCCTCTGCCATGAGCTGGGTTATGGCATACTCCGGTATTCCGGCAGCTATCAGTGAAGGACTGATGTCCATTTCCACAAACAAATATGTAATTCTTTTATTAATGAACATTATTCTGCTGGTAATTGGTATGTTTATGGACATTACCCCTGCGATTTTGATTTTTACACCGATTTTCCTGCCAATCGCAGAAAGCCTTGGCATGTCTTCCATTCAGTTTGGTGTTATGCTGATTTTCAACATGTGTATGGGAAGTATGACTCCGCCGGTAGGTTCTGTACTCTTTGTATCCTGCGGAATCAGTAAAATTACCATTGAGCAGGTAACCAAAACCCTGCTGCCTTACTTTGCAGTGCTTCTGGGAATCCTGCTTGCCGTAACGTATATTCCGGCGCTGTCTATGGCAGTACCTACTTTGTTGGGCTTGATATAA
- a CDS encoding ABC transporter ATP-binding protein, whose product MTILEVKNLKKTYTTRFGGNQVQALKNVNFSIEEGEYTAIMGESGSGKTTLLNILAALDRPTGGSVLLDGRDISRIKDADLSVFRRNHLGFVFQEFNLLDTFSIRDNIYLPLVLGGKHHRQMEALLEPLAAKLGIKELLDKYPYEVSGGQKQRAAVARALITNPRLILADEPTGALDSRSTDELLRLFGTVNEDGQTILMVTHSVKAASHANRVLFIKDGEVFHQIYRGKDTNQQMYEKISSTLTMLSAGGEEQ is encoded by the coding sequence ATGACAATTTTGGAAGTGAAAAACCTGAAAAAAACCTATACCACCCGTTTTGGAGGCAATCAGGTACAGGCATTAAAAAACGTAAACTTCAGTATAGAAGAAGGTGAATATACAGCAATCATGGGGGAATCCGGTTCCGGAAAGACCACGCTTTTAAATATTCTGGCAGCTCTGGACAGACCCACAGGGGGAAGCGTGCTTTTAGACGGCAGAGATATTTCCAGAATCAAAGACGCAGACCTTTCCGTATTTCGGAGAAATCATCTGGGCTTTGTTTTTCAGGAATTTAATCTGCTGGATACCTTTTCTATCCGGGACAACATTTACCTGCCTCTGGTGCTTGGGGGAAAGCATCACAGGCAAATGGAGGCACTTTTAGAGCCTCTGGCAGCAAAGCTGGGTATAAAAGAGCTGCTGGATAAATATCCTTATGAGGTGTCCGGCGGGCAGAAGCAAAGAGCTGCTGTGGCAAGGGCGCTGATTACAAATCCCCGCCTGATTCTGGCAGATGAACCCACCGGAGCGCTGGATTCCCGTTCCACAGACGAGCTGCTGCGCCTCTTTGGAACCGTAAACGAAGACGGACAGACCATTTTAATGGTGACGCATTCTGTAAAGGCAGCCAGTCATGCCAACCGGGTTCTGTTTATTAAGGACGGAGAGGTCTTTCATCAGATTTATCGTGGAAAGGACACGAACCAGCAGATGTATGAAAAGATTTCCAGCACTCTGACCATGCTGTCAGCAGGAGGTGAAGAGCAGTGA
- a CDS encoding ABC transporter ATP-binding protein, protein MEEILAYQSVEVCFAGQAVVHDVSFSLHAGEILGIVGESGSGKSTILKACMGLLGNSGMVTRGDIWFQGKDIPDLSEKELRGLRGKEIGMIFQDAGASLCPIRTIGDQIYESVAAHKKTKKEEVQKDALELFEKLHFHNTDRIWSSYPFELSGGMNQRVGIAMAMLMQPSVLLADEPTSALDVAVQRQVVEEMLRLRELFGTAMILVSHDIGVVSAMADTVLVLKDGQVMEYGKTAQVLQTPKSEYTQKLLKAVPRLRRI, encoded by the coding sequence ATGGAAGAAATACTGGCATATCAGTCGGTGGAGGTTTGTTTTGCAGGACAGGCTGTGGTACACGATGTGAGCTTTTCCCTGCATGCGGGAGAAATCCTGGGAATTGTAGGGGAGTCAGGAAGCGGCAAAAGCACGATTTTAAAAGCCTGTATGGGACTTCTGGGAAATAGCGGAATGGTGACAAGGGGAGATATCTGGTTTCAGGGAAAAGATATCCCCGATTTGTCTGAAAAGGAACTCAGAGGGTTGAGAGGAAAAGAAATCGGCATGATTTTCCAAGATGCAGGGGCTTCTCTTTGCCCGATTCGTACCATTGGCGACCAGATTTATGAAAGTGTTGCCGCGCATAAAAAAACAAAGAAAGAAGAAGTACAAAAAGATGCGCTGGAACTCTTTGAAAAACTGCATTTTCACAATACGGACCGTATCTGGAGCAGCTATCCTTTTGAACTTTCGGGAGGTATGAATCAGAGAGTCGGCATTGCCATGGCAATGCTGATGCAGCCTTCTGTTCTTTTGGCTGATGAACCTACCAGTGCGCTGGACGTAGCGGTGCAGCGTCAGGTTGTGGAGGAAATGCTTCGCCTCAGAGAACTATTCGGCACAGCTATGATACTGGTCAGCCATGATATCGGCGTTGTATCCGCCATGGCAGACACCGTGCTGGTGCTTAAGGACGGACAGGTTATGGAATATGGAAAAACGGCGCAGGTACTTCAGACGCCGAAAAGTGAATATACACAGAAATTATTAAAGGCAGTGCCGAGATTGCGGAGGATATAG
- a CDS encoding sensor histidine kinase, translating into MTRAFLKDLKDYLKQHSRVVFLYIAFSCIFILFFVLYQIPAAAALYASAVCGFLGFVVLIPHFRKFRQNRRQLGRLCTQKEFFVDSLPLTEGILEQDYQELIRELDRRYRELEARDSQKYRDMIEYYTLWAHQIKTPIASMHLNLENEDTTLARDIRSDLMRIEQYADMVLCYLRLDSEDTDYVFREYATDSIVKQALHKFSSFFIRGKIRLEYRPIKGCVLTDEKWILFVLEQVLSNALKYTKAGGSISIEETEPGVLCVRDTGIGIAPEDLPRIFEKGYTGCNGRLQKKASGIGLYLCKRICERLGHKIRAESCIGEGTAVYLDLRKAQLETE; encoded by the coding sequence ATGACAAGAGCGTTTTTAAAAGATTTAAAAGATTATTTGAAGCAGCATAGCAGGGTGGTGTTTTTATATATAGCGTTTTCCTGTATTTTTATTCTGTTCTTTGTTCTGTATCAGATACCGGCAGCAGCAGCGCTTTATGCCAGTGCAGTTTGCGGATTTCTGGGATTTGTGGTGTTGATTCCCCATTTCAGGAAGTTTCGTCAAAATCGCAGACAGCTTGGAAGGCTTTGCACACAAAAGGAGTTTTTTGTGGACAGTCTGCCCCTTACAGAGGGAATTTTAGAACAGGATTATCAGGAATTAATCAGGGAGCTGGACAGAAGATATCGGGAGTTAGAAGCAAGGGACAGTCAGAAATACCGGGATATGATAGAATATTACACTCTTTGGGCGCATCAGATCAAAACCCCCATTGCTTCCATGCATCTGAATCTGGAAAATGAGGATACCACGCTTGCCAGAGATATCAGAAGCGATCTGATGCGGATTGAACAGTATGCGGACATGGTGCTTTGCTATCTTCGTCTGGACAGCGAAGATACGGATTATGTGTTTCGGGAATATGCCACAGACAGCATTGTGAAACAGGCGCTGCACAAGTTTTCCTCCTTCTTTATCCGGGGAAAAATCCGTCTGGAATACAGGCCCATAAAGGGTTGTGTACTGACAGACGAAAAGTGGATTCTGTTTGTTCTGGAGCAGGTATTGTCCAATGCCCTGAAGTATACCAAAGCCGGAGGGAGCATCTCTATAGAAGAAACAGAACCCGGCGTTTTATGTGTCCGGGATACGGGAATTGGTATTGCGCCGGAGGATTTGCCCAGGATTTTTGAAAAGGGGTATACAGGCTGTAACGGAAGGCTGCAAAAAAAAGCCAGCGGAATCGGACTGTATTTATGCAAACGCATCTGTGAACGTCTCGGACATAAAATCCGGGCAGAATCCTGTATTGGGGAAGGAACTGCCGTGTATCTGGATTTGAGAAAGGCACAGCTGGAAACCGAATAA
- a CDS encoding TRAP transporter substrate-binding protein — protein sequence MKKLAAIAVLASLSLSMLPGCGNESAASSKEATAENPMVLTLSHGLSETHTVHIAMEEFAKEVEEKTEGRIQIKIFPNGQLGSETESMEQLNAGVIAMTKVAAPNLATFEEGYNAFGMPYIFDDEEDFYHVMDSDAMQDFFLSTEDEGFVTLTYYTSGARSFYTKNTPIRTPEDLKGLKIRVQDMESQTDMMQALGGTPVAMSYGDVYTSLQTGIIDGTENNETALTTGKHGEICKYYSLDQHAMIPDVMVMSSKIWNQISKEDQEIILEAAHNSTDSHKVLWEEAIEDAMEEAETEMGVTFVKDVDKEAFRQATEGMVEEYCERYPGVDKLLDTIHAVQEGSEK from the coding sequence ATGAAAAAGTTAGCAGCAATAGCAGTTCTTGCGAGCCTGTCTTTGAGCATGCTCCCAGGCTGCGGAAATGAAAGCGCGGCAAGCAGTAAGGAAGCCACCGCAGAAAATCCCATGGTGCTTACCCTGTCCCACGGGCTCAGTGAAACCCATACCGTACACATTGCCATGGAGGAATTTGCCAAAGAGGTAGAGGAGAAAACGGAGGGGAGAATCCAGATTAAGATTTTCCCAAACGGACAGCTTGGCTCTGAAACAGAATCCATGGAGCAGTTAAATGCCGGAGTAATTGCCATGACAAAGGTGGCGGCTCCCAACCTGGCAACCTTTGAAGAGGGATATAATGCTTTTGGTATGCCATATATTTTTGATGACGAAGAGGATTTCTATCATGTTATGGACTCTGACGCCATGCAGGATTTCTTCTTGTCCACAGAGGACGAGGGCTTTGTAACATTGACTTATTACACATCAGGCGCCCGTTCTTTTTACACAAAAAATACTCCAATCCGTACACCGGAAGATTTAAAAGGACTGAAAATCCGTGTGCAGGATATGGAATCCCAGACGGATATGATGCAGGCACTGGGGGGAACTCCGGTAGCGATGTCTTATGGTGATGTTTATACCTCTTTGCAGACCGGAATCATTGACGGTACAGAGAATAACGAAACCGCTTTGACTACAGGAAAGCACGGAGAAATCTGTAAGTACTATTCCTTAGACCAGCATGCCATGATTCCGGACGTTATGGTTATGAGCAGCAAAATCTGGAATCAGATCAGTAAGGAAGACCAGGAAATCATTCTGGAGGCAGCCCACAATTCCACAGATAGCCACAAGGTTCTGTGGGAGGAGGCCATTGAGGATGCCATGGAAGAGGCAGAAACAGAAATGGGCGTTACCTTTGTAAAAGATGTGGATAAAGAGGCTTTCCGCCAGGCAACCGAAGGTATGGTAGAGGAATATTGTGAGCGTTATCCCGGTGTGGATAAGCTTTTAGATACCATTCACGCAGTACAGGAAGGGAGTGAAAAGTAA
- a CDS encoding response regulator transcription factor: MYRIFIVEDDPGISGAIEKQTNAWGMDARCAENFHEVMAEFAAYEPHLVLMDISLPFFNGYFWCQKIREVSKVPVIFISSASDNLNIVMAVQAGADDFIAKPFDFAVLMAKIQAVLRRTYDYGSQVSVLEHRGALLSKEDALLHFQGEKIELTKNEYRILLTLMEQKGKIVSRERLMEKLWENDSFVDENTLSVNVNRLRKKLEKSGLTDFITTKVGMGYLIAE, from the coding sequence ATGTATCGAATTTTTATTGTAGAAGATGACCCGGGTATTTCCGGAGCTATAGAAAAACAGACCAATGCCTGGGGCATGGACGCCAGGTGTGCAGAGAATTTTCATGAGGTTATGGCAGAATTTGCAGCGTATGAACCTCATCTGGTTTTAATGGACATTTCCCTTCCCTTTTTTAACGGATATTTCTGGTGTCAGAAAATCAGAGAGGTGTCCAAGGTTCCGGTGATTTTCATTTCCTCTGCTTCTGATAATCTGAATATTGTTATGGCAGTGCAGGCAGGGGCAGATGATTTTATTGCAAAACCCTTTGACTTTGCTGTTTTAATGGCAAAGATACAGGCAGTTTTAAGAAGAACCTATGATTACGGCAGCCAGGTGTCTGTGTTGGAACACAGAGGCGCGCTTTTGTCAAAAGAGGACGCCCTGCTGCATTTTCAGGGAGAGAAAATAGAACTTACGAAAAACGAATATCGGATTTTACTCACCTTAATGGAGCAAAAGGGAAAGATTGTAAGCAGAGAACGGCTTATGGAAAAGCTGTGGGAAAATGACAGCTTTGTAGATGAAAATACCTTAAGTGTGAATGTAAACCGCCTTCGCAAAAAGCTGGAAAAATCAGGACTTACGGATTTTATTACCACAAAGGTGGGAATGGGCTATCTGATTGCCGAATGA
- a CDS encoding ABC transporter ATP-binding protein, with product MEPVLKVEGVTKVFKTAGKPDFKAVDKVDFVLYPGETLGIVGESGSGKSTLAKLITRLADVTAGSLSLCGEDITHAKGKKLRNAYQNIQMVFQNPVTSFDPRQTLGKGIGESLKNRGVSGSERKQQVLGLLKQCGLSEEFYNRYPHEVSGGQCQRAALARALAIEPRIVICDEATSALDVTVQQQILELLQEFKEKKKLSYLFICHNLALVQMFCDRVLVMKDGKIVEQGTPKEIIFNPQNAYTKMLVESVF from the coding sequence ATGGAGCCTGTTTTAAAAGTAGAGGGTGTAACAAAGGTTTTTAAGACAGCGGGAAAGCCGGACTTTAAGGCAGTTGATAAAGTGGATTTTGTACTTTATCCGGGAGAAACCCTTGGAATTGTAGGAGAATCCGGCAGCGGAAAGAGTACTCTGGCAAAACTGATTACCAGATTAGCTGATGTGACGGCGGGAAGCCTTTCTTTATGCGGGGAGGATATTACCCATGCAAAAGGCAAGAAATTGCGGAATGCATATCAGAATATACAGATGGTCTTTCAGAATCCGGTCACTTCTTTTGACCCCCGTCAGACTCTGGGAAAGGGGATAGGAGAGAGTCTGAAGAATCGTGGCGTGTCCGGTTCAGAAAGAAAACAACAGGTTCTGGGGCTGTTAAAGCAATGCGGACTTTCAGAGGAATTTTACAATCGGTATCCCCATGAGGTCAGCGGAGGGCAGTGCCAGAGAGCCGCCCTTGCAAGAGCATTGGCAATTGAGCCACGAATTGTCATCTGTGACGAAGCCACCAGCGCGCTGGACGTAACGGTACAGCAGCAGATTCTGGAACTTTTGCAGGAGTTTAAAGAGAAAAAGAAGCTGTCTTATCTTTTTATCTGCCATAATCTGGCGCTTGTGCAGATGTTCTGCGACCGTGTCCTGGTAATGAAGGACGGGAAAATTGTGGAGCAGGGAACACCAAAGGAGATAATCTTCAATCCTCAGAATGCATATACAAAAATGCTGGTGGAGTCTGTGTTTTAG
- a CDS encoding ABC transporter permease has translation MKRGFYYKIAWTGIKKNKKIYLPYILANIGMIFMFYILIFLCTSPTVHAMQGGATMQSVLSLGCGIMGGFALIFIFYTNSFLMRRRKREFGLYHVLGMGKKNLAKVIAWECVQVSVVSLLLGIFTGILFSKAAELVMVSLLNGEADFGFTISMQSLALTLKVFGGIFLLILIKCLIQVSNSRPIELLKSEAVGEKPPKANWLEGILGVVILAGAYYIAVSIEEPLAAMIWFFVAVAMVIVSTYMLFRAGSVLLCKILKRNKNYYYRPGHFISVSSMMYRMKRNGSGLASICILSTMVLVMVSAVSCMFIGVEDQLRARYPRNVEVYTYSGDTQIVQGVHEMIEKVLAEQGQKEENTLHYRFFAAAGLADEENIFLERENFAAFNTNTMDSIRQLFIVPLEDYNRIMGKKETLKKDEVLLYQTKTEYGYDEICFDDGTKWKVKEEVPEFIKNGIDSMQVMPSMFIFVKDMDTVQEYYEKWKVVQGEPLLEINDYYGFDLDCSYKENMKVAKRLQEERDKLLQEGYVRIDIEDSTSARAEFYALYGGMFILGILLGLVFIVGMVLIMYYKQVTEGYEDQKRFDIMQKVGMTKREIRKSINSQVLTVFFLPLLAAGIHTAFAFPMIQKILLLLGVMNTGLLIAVMVGCYLLFSLFYIIMYLVTSKAYYGIVSSRD, from the coding sequence GTGAAAAGAGGGTTTTATTATAAAATTGCCTGGACGGGGATAAAGAAAAATAAAAAAATTTATCTGCCGTATATTCTGGCAAATATTGGCATGATTTTTATGTTTTATATCCTGATTTTCTTATGTACCAGCCCTACTGTTCACGCCATGCAGGGCGGGGCGACCATGCAGTCTGTTTTATCCCTTGGCTGTGGGATTATGGGAGGATTTGCACTGATTTTTATTTTTTACACCAATTCTTTTCTCATGCGAAGAAGGAAGAGAGAGTTTGGCCTATACCATGTATTGGGTATGGGAAAGAAGAATCTGGCAAAAGTGATTGCCTGGGAGTGTGTGCAGGTGTCTGTAGTTTCCCTCCTTTTGGGAATTTTTACAGGGATTCTGTTTTCAAAGGCAGCAGAGCTTGTCATGGTTTCTCTTCTGAACGGAGAAGCAGATTTTGGTTTTACAATCAGTATGCAGTCCCTGGCTCTGACCTTAAAGGTTTTCGGAGGAATTTTTCTTTTAATTCTGATAAAGTGTCTGATTCAGGTTTCCAATTCCAGACCCATTGAACTTTTAAAAAGCGAGGCGGTGGGAGAAAAGCCTCCAAAGGCAAACTGGTTGGAAGGAATTTTGGGCGTTGTGATTCTGGCAGGAGCCTATTATATTGCCGTATCTATTGAAGAACCTCTGGCAGCCATGATTTGGTTCTTTGTGGCAGTGGCAATGGTTATTGTCAGCACCTATATGCTGTTTCGTGCAGGTTCTGTACTGCTGTGTAAAATTTTAAAGAGAAATAAAAATTATTATTACAGACCAGGACATTTTATTTCCGTTTCTTCTATGATGTATCGTATGAAACGAAACGGTTCCGGACTGGCGTCAATCTGTATCTTGTCTACTATGGTGCTGGTTATGGTGTCTGCGGTTTCCTGCATGTTTATCGGTGTGGAAGACCAGCTGCGTGCCAGGTATCCAAGGAATGTTGAAGTGTATACCTACTCCGGGGACACGCAGATCGTACAGGGCGTACATGAGATGATTGAAAAAGTACTGGCGGAACAGGGACAAAAAGAAGAAAACACCCTGCATTATCGATTTTTTGCGGCAGCAGGACTGGCTGATGAGGAGAATATTTTTCTGGAAAGGGAAAACTTTGCTGCTTTTAATACGAATACGATGGACAGTATCCGTCAGCTTTTTATTGTGCCTTTAGAGGACTATAACCGCATTATGGGAAAAAAGGAAACGCTAAAGAAAGATGAAGTGCTGCTTTATCAGACAAAAACAGAGTATGGATATGATGAAATCTGTTTTGATGATGGCACAAAGTGGAAAGTAAAGGAGGAAGTGCCTGAATTTATAAAGAATGGCATTGACTCCATGCAGGTGATGCCTTCTATGTTTATTTTTGTAAAGGATATGGATACGGTACAGGAGTACTATGAAAAATGGAAGGTAGTGCAGGGAGAGCCTTTACTGGAAATAAATGATTATTACGGCTTTGATCTGGACTGCAGTTATAAAGAAAATATGAAGGTGGCGAAACGTCTTCAGGAGGAAAGGGATAAGCTGTTACAAGAAGGATATGTACGGATAGATATTGAAGACAGTACCTCTGCCCGGGCAGAATTTTATGCGCTCTATGGCGGTATGTTTATTCTGGGAATCCTGCTGGGACTGGTGTTTATTGTTGGCATGGTTCTGATTATGTATTACAAGCAGGTAACAGAAGGATATGAGGATCAGAAACGGTTTGACATCATGCAGAAAGTGGGAATGACAAAACGGGAAATCCGTAAGAGTATTAATTCTCAGGTACTCACCGTATTTTTCCTGCCGCTTCTGGCAGCAGGAATCCATACAGCTTTTGCTTTTCCGATGATACAGAAAATCCTGCTTCTTTTAGGAGTTATGAATACAGGGCTTCTGATTGCGGTTATGGTGGGCTGCTATCTGCTGTTTTCTCTGTTTTATATTATTATGTATCTGGTAACCTCCAAGGCGTACTATGGCATTGTCAGCAGCAGGGACTAA
- a CDS encoding TRAP transporter small permease — protein MLETLTKIKKGMNFVLSRIAAVLLSAMTLLVLYQVFTRYVLNSPAAFTEEVVRYLLIWTGFIGAAYAFSTRQHMALVIVRDKVSPGAKKGLMVFVDALILLFAVFVVIIGGTKLALSAVHEYSALLGISRGLVYAMAPVAGVFIVLAQVINLYEDVTGNVIEEGEEA, from the coding sequence ATGCTGGAAACATTGACAAAAATTAAAAAGGGCATGAACTTTGTTTTGTCCAGAATTGCGGCAGTGCTGTTATCTGCCATGACACTGTTAGTTTTATACCAGGTCTTTACCAGATACGTTTTAAACAGCCCGGCGGCGTTTACAGAAGAAGTGGTGCGTTATCTGCTTATCTGGACAGGCTTTATCGGTGCGGCTTATGCCTTCAGCACCAGACAGCATATGGCTCTGGTGATTGTAAGAGATAAGGTATCTCCAGGGGCGAAAAAAGGTCTTATGGTTTTTGTAGATGCCCTGATTCTGTTGTTTGCAGTGTTTGTTGTAATTATCGGCGGAACCAAGCTGGCGCTCAGCGCTGTGCATGAATATTCTGCGCTTCTGGGCATTTCCAGAGGTCTGGTATATGCCATGGCTCCTGTAGCCGGTGTGTTTATTGTACTGGCACAGGTGATTAACCTGTACGAAGATGTAACAGGAAATGTGATTGAGGAGGGAGAAGAAGCATGA